The DNA region CACGGCCAGGCTGATGGCGCCGAACAAGGCCATCGAACCAGGATAGATTTGCTGAAGCCAGCCGGTCAGATAAGGACCGAGGATAGCGCCCAGCCGCCCGACTCCGAGCATTGTGCCCACCGCAGTCCCTCGCACTTCGGTATCATAAGACGCGGCTGTGAAACTGTTCAGAATATTCATTCCACCCAGAATGCAGAACCCTCCAGCCGCTACGAAAAAGATGTTGAGGACGTGATGGTTGACACAGGCAAGCGCCAGGACCGCGAGCGCGCCTCCCAGCCACCAGACAAATAGGAAATTGCGGTCCCTGCCGGTGCGCTCGGCGAGCAGGCCACACAGCAGCGAGCCCACGAATCCCATCACCTGGATCAACGCTCCGAAACCGAAGCTCACCGCAAAAGTTTCACCGCGCTCCATCATGGCCGTGGGAATCCAACTCGTCAGCCCGAAGATACTGAACAAAATGAAGAATGCTGTGCACCAAACCGCCAGAGTGGTGCGGCGGTTGTTGCTCGACAGGAGTAAAGCCAACGATGCCGAGCGATCGTGCGCCTCCGGGAAAATGAATCGCGCTTCGGAACTGCTGTAAGCGGCAGCTCGGGAGGGATTCAGGCGGCTGAGGACGGCAGGAAGGTCGCGCACGCGGCCACGCATGGCCGCAAACTGGAGGCTCTCGGGAAGCGCGAGGTGGCAGGCCACAACCAATACT from Terriglobia bacterium includes:
- a CDS encoding MFS transporter, with the translated sequence MIDVREEIANAQVGPYHRLIAVLIGLAVFFDGYDTFSPAYVIHYVLKPWRLAPSHAGLLVSSGLVGFMFGSLAQGRFSDRYGRRATLLGALWIATIFSLCTAVFAHSFETFCALRVLTGIGLGALLPIGVTYLTEFAPRRTLHTFTTWGWALGWAVGGVVASGVGVFLTPSFGWQALYYAASLSIVLVVACHLALPESLQFAAMRGRVRDLPAVLSRLNPSRAAAYSSSEARFIFPEAHDRSASLALLLSSNNRRTTLAVWCTAFFILFSIFGLTSWIPTAMMERGETFAVSFGFGALIQVMGFVGSLLCGLLAERTGRDRNFLFVWWLGGALAVLALACVNHHVLNIFFVAAGGFCILGGMNILNSFTAASYDTEVRGTAVGTMLGVGRLGAILGPYLTGWLQQIYPGSMALFGAISLAVALGACSVMVARPRHPQLVSGHGMEPAVTG